A genomic region of Mesorhizobium sp. NZP2077 contains the following coding sequences:
- a CDS encoding IS630 family transposase (programmed frameshift), with translation MGSAVKLRTNFSAGELRRLARNSKDVRQSSRLLSIAAVLDGMSRADAARIGGMDRQTLRDWVHRFNTAGPDGLVDQWAPGPASRLSHEQQAELAALVEKGPDRAVDGVVRWRRIDLKKAIKDRFGIDYDARYVGKLLHKLGFSHMSVRPRHPAQDAHIIEEFKKNWPRTLKAHLCDLPPRTKVEIWFQDEARIGQKNGIVRQWARRGTRPRQPADQRYKSAYLFGAICPARGTGAALALPFADTEAMQLHINEISRHVEKGAHAVLVMDRAGWHTTANLSIPDNITPIFLPSRAPELNPVENVWQYMRQNWLSNRVFDSYDDIIDAACDAWQKLLADSETITSIGMRQWAHVGQTP, from the exons ATGGGATCAGCGGTGAAGTTGCGGACGAACTTTTCGGCGGGGGAGCTTCGCCGTCTTGCCCGGAACTCAAAGGATGTGCGCCAGAGCAGCCGGCTGTTGTCGATCGCAGCGGTTCTGGACGGCATGAGCCGGGCCGATGCGGCCCGGATCGGCGGGATGGATCGCCAGACGCTACGCGACTGGGTGCATCGGTTCAACACGGCCGGCCCCGATGGTCTTGTGGACCAATGGGCGCCGGGACCAGCGTCCCGGCTGTCGCATGAGCAGCAGGCCGAACTGGCCGCGCTTGTGGAGAAGGGCCCGGATCGTGCCGTCGATGGCGTCGTTCGCTGGCGGCGGATCGACCTGAAGAAAGCCATCAAGGACCGCTTCGGCATTGATTATGACGCGCGCTATGTCGGGAAGCTGCTGCACAAGCTCGGCTTCTCCCACATGAGTGTGCGACCGCGTCATCCGGCGCAGGATGCCCATATCATCGAGGAATTCA AAAAAAACTGGCCTCGCACGCTGAAGGCGCATCTTTGCGACTTGCCGCCGCGCACGAAGGTGGAGATCTGGTTCCAGGACGAAGCAAGGATCGGCCAGAAGAACGGGATTGTACGGCAGTGGGCCAGACGCGGCACGCGGCCGCGACAGCCGGCCGACCAGCGCTACAAGAGCGCCTACCTGTTCGGCGCCATCTGCCCAGCACGTGGTACCGGGGCGGCTCTCGCACTGCCGTTTGCCGATACCGAGGCCATGCAACTCCATATCAACGAGATCAGCCGCCATGTCGAAAAGGGCGCCCATGCCGTACTCGTCATGGATCGCGCCGGATGGCACACCACCGCAAACCTCAGCATACCGGACAACATCACCCCGATCTTCCTGCCGTCGCGCGCGCCGGAGCTGAACCCGGTCGAGAACGTCTGGCAGTATATGCGCCAGAACTGGCTCTCCAACCGTGTCTTCGACAGCTATGACGATATCATCGATGCGGCCTGCGACGCCTGGCAGAAACTCCTCGCAGATTCCGAGACCATCACATCAATCGGGATGCGCCAATGGGCCCATGTCGGTCAAACCCCATGA
- a CDS encoding Dabb family protein, whose protein sequence is MIRHCVFVRFRHDVPEGERAAIHADLEALRQVIDGMDKVHFSANVSPEPFARGLSHGFTIDFRDAAARDAYLVHEAHQRAGARLVSALEGGTDGLMVFDLDLTKK, encoded by the coding sequence ATGATCAGGCACTGTGTTTTCGTCAGGTTTCGCCACGATGTCCCCGAGGGCGAGCGCGCGGCGATCCATGCCGACCTCGAAGCGCTGCGGCAGGTGATTGACGGCATGGACAAGGTCCACTTCAGCGCCAATGTCAGTCCTGAACCCTTCGCGCGCGGCCTCAGCCATGGCTTCACCATCGATTTCCGCGATGCCGCGGCACGCGACGCCTATCTGGTACATGAAGCGCATCAGCGCGCCGGCGCCCGGCTGGTCTCCGCGCTCGAAGGCGGCACCGACGGATTGATGGTCTTCGACCTCGACCTTACGAAAAAGTGA
- a CDS encoding endonuclease/exonuclease/phosphatase family protein gives MKLVSYNIQYGFGSDGRYDLSRAARIVGGADIIALQEVERHWQRSHFDDQPELLSRRLPNHHWVYGPAFDMDASERRDGRLVNRRRQFGTMVLSKLPIVWSRLHALPMRRTLQPLNTRNAALECMIRTPAGAVRVLSLHLAHIAAEERLEQIDYLLAQHLRARSEGGPWSGIDDEPARNWTSGEAEPENPQAAIWMGDFNMEPGSAEYRRIVGSTPYHRGVAYLDGFVDAASVAIDPADDFHTHEKIIDGRLAKRRLDHCFVGGMFAGRVRSVGSDIGEVASDHFPLRIDIDLETPFGLGGR, from the coding sequence ATGAAGCTGGTCAGCTACAACATCCAGTACGGGTTCGGCAGCGACGGCCGCTACGATCTTTCGCGGGCCGCGCGGATCGTTGGCGGCGCCGACATCATTGCGCTGCAAGAGGTGGAACGGCACTGGCAGCGCAGCCATTTCGACGACCAGCCGGAGCTGCTGTCGCGCCGGCTGCCCAACCATCACTGGGTCTATGGGCCGGCCTTCGACATGGATGCCAGCGAGCGGCGCGACGGCCGCCTGGTCAATCGGCGCCGGCAGTTCGGCACCATGGTGCTGTCGAAGCTGCCGATCGTCTGGTCACGGCTGCATGCACTGCCGATGCGCCGCACCTTGCAGCCGCTCAACACACGCAACGCGGCACTCGAATGCATGATCCGCACGCCAGCCGGGGCGGTGCGGGTGCTGTCGCTGCATCTTGCTCATATCGCGGCCGAAGAGCGGCTGGAGCAGATCGACTATCTGCTCGCCCAACACCTCCGCGCGCGGTCCGAAGGCGGGCCGTGGAGCGGCATCGATGACGAGCCTGCGCGCAACTGGACCAGTGGCGAGGCCGAGCCGGAAAACCCGCAGGCTGCGATCTGGATGGGGGATTTCAACATGGAGCCGGGCAGCGCCGAATATCGCCGCATCGTCGGCAGCACGCCCTATCATCGCGGTGTGGCCTATCTCGACGGCTTCGTCGACGCCGCTTCCGTGGCGATCGACCCGGCGGATGACTTCCACACCCATGAGAAGATCATCGACGGCAGACTGGCAAAGCGCCGGCTCGACCACTGTTTTGTCGGCGGCATGTTCGCTGGGCGGGTGCGCTCGGTCGGATCCGATATAGGCGAGGTGGCGTCCGACCACTTCCCGTTGCGGATCGACATCGATCTCGAAACGCCCTTCGGTTTGGGAGGCCGATAG
- a CDS encoding sodium:proton antiporter, whose product MALFELTLILLLTAVALTALSRRLEIPYPSLLALAGVGIAFVPGAPMIEIDPELALALFIAPVLLDAAYDTSLRDLKRYRLSLLLLALGAVVFTTVVVAFVGWKMAGLPIAAAIALGAIVAPPDAVAASAVLGQFKVPHRITAILQGESLLNDATALLIYRLAVSAALGSIMLSNAIPTILLSTIGSLIAGYVLGRLSLLTLARIEDAASSTVVQFAGTFGVWILADKLGLSAIITIVVYAMTLARRAPRLVSARRRVSTYSVWESAVFVLNVLAFVLMGLQARSIVGRLSGEGQGQAFLFAATVLVVVIVARLVWVASYVAIIRWFSRFGGEDVRRDAPTLGGAVLVGWCGMRGLVTLVVAIALPAGFPGRDPIVLAAFAVVLGTLVLQGMTLKPLLRILNFPRDTTVDREVAQARVAVMQAALDVLSRKTSAAAAVVREQYEAQRVIAENPEDAQAATEYDRLRLYAINRQRDTLEELRRNGTIGDEAYHRLEEEIDWAELAASPAGRFQPLTTY is encoded by the coding sequence ATGGCTCTTTTCGAACTGACCCTTATCCTGCTTTTGACCGCCGTTGCATTGACGGCGCTGTCGCGACGGCTGGAGATCCCTTATCCGTCCCTGCTGGCCTTGGCCGGGGTAGGGATCGCCTTCGTGCCTGGCGCGCCAATGATCGAAATCGATCCGGAACTGGCGCTTGCCCTGTTCATCGCGCCGGTGCTTCTCGACGCCGCCTATGACACGTCGCTGCGCGACCTGAAGCGCTACCGGCTGTCGTTGCTGCTGCTGGCGCTTGGCGCCGTCGTCTTCACCACTGTCGTGGTTGCCTTCGTCGGCTGGAAGATGGCCGGCCTGCCGATCGCGGCGGCAATCGCCCTCGGCGCCATCGTCGCGCCGCCGGATGCGGTGGCGGCATCCGCCGTGCTCGGGCAATTCAAGGTGCCGCACCGCATCACGGCCATCCTGCAGGGCGAGAGCCTGCTCAACGATGCCACCGCGCTCTTGATCTACCGCCTGGCGGTTTCGGCGGCGCTGGGCTCGATCATGCTGAGCAACGCCATTCCGACGATCCTGTTGTCGACCATAGGCAGCCTGATCGCCGGCTATGTGCTTGGCCGCCTCTCGCTGCTGACGCTCGCAAGGATAGAGGATGCGGCGAGCAGCACGGTGGTGCAATTCGCTGGAACTTTCGGGGTCTGGATCCTGGCCGACAAGCTCGGCCTTTCGGCCATCATCACCATCGTCGTCTACGCCATGACCCTCGCGCGCAGGGCGCCACGCCTAGTGTCGGCCAGGCGGCGCGTCAGCACCTATTCGGTCTGGGAATCGGCAGTGTTCGTGCTCAATGTGCTGGCTTTCGTGCTGATGGGCCTGCAGGCGCGGTCGATCGTCGGCCGGCTTTCGGGCGAAGGGCAAGGCCAGGCCTTTCTTTTTGCCGCGACGGTGCTGGTTGTCGTCATCGTCGCACGCCTCGTCTGGGTGGCGAGTTACGTTGCGATCATCCGGTGGTTTTCCCGCTTCGGTGGCGAGGACGTAAGGCGGGATGCGCCGACATTGGGCGGTGCCGTGCTCGTCGGCTGGTGCGGTATGCGCGGGCTGGTGACCCTGGTGGTGGCTATTGCGCTGCCGGCCGGCTTTCCAGGCCGCGATCCGATCGTGCTTGCGGCTTTCGCGGTGGTCCTGGGCACGCTGGTGCTGCAGGGGATGACCCTCAAGCCGCTGCTGCGGATACTCAACTTCCCGCGGGATACGACTGTTGATCGCGAGGTGGCGCAGGCGCGCGTTGCCGTCATGCAGGCAGCACTCGATGTGTTGAGCCGCAAGACATCGGCCGCGGCGGCTGTCGTGCGCGAGCAGTACGAGGCCCAACGCGTCATTGCGGAAAACCCGGAGGACGCACAGGCTGCAACCGAATACGACCGGTTGCGCCTCTATGCCATCAACCGCCAGCGCGACACGCTGGAGGAACTGCGCCGCAACGGCACGATCGGCGATGAAGCCTACCACCGGCTGGAGGAGGAGATCGACTGGGCGGAACTGGCGGCGTCTCCGGCGGGCCGGTTCCAGCCGCTGACGACCTACTAG
- a CDS encoding EamA family transporter — MTLFVFFAVLAAAAMHAIWNALVKVHLDRFLSITLMTLGMGFAALFALPFVEVPKAEVWPYIIASVIFHIGYRTFLIGAYKAGDFAQTYPLARGTAPLLAALGGIFVVAEVPGPFAILGILLLSAGTLVMSFRGGAHLEKLNLRAVGFAFGTSVFIASYTLSDGSGARLAATAQSYAAWLFVCDALGALVLCLIFRGPKALPVLASSWKTGIFTGVLSGAAYWIVMWAMTKAPIASVASLRETSILFAMMISVYALGEKMTSWRGAAALSIVAGVIALRLG, encoded by the coding sequence ATGACGCTTTTCGTCTTCTTCGCGGTGCTTGCCGCGGCCGCCATGCACGCGATCTGGAACGCGCTGGTCAAGGTCCATCTGGACCGCTTCCTGTCGATCACGCTGATGACGCTTGGCATGGGATTCGCCGCGCTTTTTGCATTGCCGTTCGTCGAAGTGCCCAAGGCTGAGGTCTGGCCCTACATCATCGCCTCGGTGATCTTCCATATCGGCTACAGGACATTCCTGATCGGTGCCTACAAGGCGGGCGACTTCGCGCAGACCTATCCGCTGGCGCGCGGTACCGCTCCGCTGCTTGCAGCGCTGGGTGGCATATTCGTTGTTGCCGAGGTGCCAGGGCCGTTTGCCATCCTCGGCATTCTTTTGCTGTCAGCCGGCACGCTGGTGATGTCGTTTCGCGGCGGCGCGCATCTGGAGAAGCTCAACCTGCGCGCGGTCGGTTTTGCGTTCGGTACCTCGGTGTTCATTGCCAGCTACACGCTGTCGGACGGCAGCGGCGCCAGGCTTGCCGCCACCGCACAGAGCTACGCTGCATGGCTGTTCGTCTGCGATGCCTTGGGAGCCCTGGTGCTGTGCCTGATCTTCCGGGGACCGAAGGCGCTGCCGGTGCTGGCCAGCAGCTGGAAGACTGGCATATTCACCGGCGTGCTCAGCGGCGCTGCTTACTGGATCGTGATGTGGGCGATGACCAAGGCGCCGATCGCCTCGGTGGCGTCGCTGCGCGAGACCTCGATCCTGTTTGCCATGATGATCTCGGTCTACGCGCTCGGCGAGAAGATGACGAGTTGGCGCGGTGCGGCCGCGCTCAGCATTGTCGCCGGAGTTATCGCGCTCCGGCTGGGTTAG
- a CDS encoding MFS transporter, with translation MNLTAEQKKTVLASFLGWTLDAFDFFLLTFLLTDIASEFQTDVPAVSKALFLTLATRFIGAFFFGMLADKYGRKPILMLNIVSYSVIGALAAFSPNLGIFLALRALFGVAMGGEWGLGSSLAMESVPPSARGIVSGILQCGYPAGYLLAAVVYGLLYQQTIGGYTIGWRAMFLLSFVPALIVLFIRSHVPESPAFVEAQKSVKPGLLETLQKHWGVALYAVVLMMFFNFFSHGTQDLYPTFLKKQHGFDPHTVSWITIVANLGAIAGGLTFGALSEKIGRVNAITLACIIALPAIPLWAYSSTPFMLAIGAFVMQIAVQGAWGVIPVHLNELSPGAVRATLPGFIYQAGNLAASYGGPYQAGIAEGSGGSYGYALALFAGVVAVCIIVVIRFSPERRGQVMTVLERS, from the coding sequence TTGAATCTCACTGCCGAGCAGAAGAAAACCGTTCTGGCCTCATTCCTGGGCTGGACGCTCGACGCTTTTGATTTCTTCCTTCTGACATTCCTGCTCACCGATATTGCCAGTGAATTCCAAACCGATGTCCCGGCAGTCTCGAAGGCACTGTTCCTGACCTTGGCGACCCGCTTTATCGGTGCGTTTTTCTTTGGCATGCTCGCCGACAAATATGGGCGCAAGCCCATCCTCATGCTCAACATCGTCAGCTATTCGGTGATCGGCGCGCTCGCCGCCTTCTCGCCCAATCTCGGCATTTTCCTCGCCTTGCGCGCCTTGTTTGGCGTCGCCATGGGCGGCGAATGGGGGCTCGGCAGTTCGCTGGCCATGGAATCCGTCCCGCCCAGCGCGCGCGGCATCGTCTCGGGCATCCTGCAATGCGGCTATCCGGCCGGTTACCTGCTGGCGGCGGTGGTCTACGGCCTGCTCTACCAGCAGACGATCGGCGGCTACACGATCGGCTGGCGCGCCATGTTCCTGCTCTCCTTCGTCCCGGCGCTGATCGTGCTCTTCATCCGCTCGCATGTGCCGGAATCGCCGGCCTTCGTCGAGGCGCAGAAATCCGTCAAGCCGGGGCTCCTCGAAACGCTGCAGAAGCACTGGGGCGTTGCGCTCTATGCCGTCGTGCTGATGATGTTCTTCAACTTCTTCAGCCATGGCACGCAGGACCTCTATCCGACCTTCCTGAAGAAGCAGCATGGCTTTGATCCGCATACGGTGAGCTGGATCACCATCGTTGCCAATCTCGGCGCCATCGCGGGCGGCCTGACCTTTGGCGCGCTTTCCGAGAAGATCGGCCGCGTCAACGCGATCACCCTGGCGTGCATTATCGCCTTGCCTGCGATTCCGCTGTGGGCCTACAGCTCAACGCCGTTCATGCTCGCCATCGGCGCCTTCGTCATGCAGATCGCGGTGCAGGGCGCCTGGGGCGTCATCCCCGTGCACCTCAACGAACTCTCGCCCGGTGCGGTGCGCGCGACCTTGCCCGGCTTCATCTATCAGGCCGGCAATCTCGCCGCCTCCTATGGCGGTCCGTATCAGGCGGGAATCGCGGAAGGCTCCGGTGGCAGCTACGGCTACGCGCTGGCGCTCTTTGCCGGCGTGGTCGCCGTCTGCATCATCGTCGTCATCCGCTTCAGTCCGGAACGGCGTGGCCAGGTGATGACGGTTCTGGAGCGGAGCTAA
- a CDS encoding ABC transporter ATP-binding protein has translation MVEPFLSIQHVRKSYGTNTVVQDFSLDVAPGEFVSFLGPSGCGKTTVLRMVAGFEEPSGGKIVVGGKDITRLKPNQRNVGMVFQAYALFPNLTVAQNIAFGLKVGGMNKPDADRRVAEMLDIIKLPQMADRYPYQLSGGQQQRIALARAIAPKPKLLLLDEPLSALDAKVRVSLREEIRSIQKKLDITTIFVTHDQEEALSISDRIAVMYGGKAEQVGTPFEIYNRPATKFVANFVGTLNVLEGTVTDAAAGTVRVNSEQVSLKGKLNGSKSGDTLSLALRPEAISLGRQPGRDSSLSGEISEVHFLGSVIRVRVGIGGNTVSLDTFNSPATPPPAVGEKAEISFSSSDMLVLH, from the coding sequence ATGGTCGAGCCATTCCTGTCCATCCAGCATGTGCGAAAGTCCTACGGCACCAACACCGTGGTCCAGGATTTCAGCCTCGATGTCGCACCAGGCGAGTTCGTCTCGTTCCTCGGACCATCAGGTTGCGGCAAGACGACGGTGCTGCGCATGGTCGCCGGTTTCGAGGAGCCGTCGGGCGGCAAGATCGTGGTCGGTGGCAAGGACATCACCAGGCTGAAGCCCAACCAGCGCAATGTCGGCATGGTGTTCCAGGCCTATGCGCTGTTTCCGAACCTGACGGTGGCGCAGAACATCGCCTTCGGGCTGAAGGTGGGCGGCATGAACAAGCCCGATGCTGACCGGCGCGTCGCCGAGATGCTCGACATCATCAAGCTGCCGCAGATGGCTGATCGCTACCCCTACCAGCTCTCGGGCGGCCAGCAGCAGCGTATCGCACTGGCGCGTGCGATCGCGCCGAAACCGAAGCTGTTGCTGCTCGACGAACCGCTGTCGGCGCTCGATGCAAAGGTGCGCGTGTCGTTGCGTGAGGAAATCCGTTCGATTCAGAAGAAGCTCGACATCACAACCATCTTCGTTACCCACGATCAGGAAGAAGCGCTGTCGATCTCCGACCGCATCGCGGTGATGTATGGCGGCAAGGCGGAGCAGGTTGGTACGCCGTTCGAGATCTACAACCGCCCGGCAACCAAGTTCGTCGCCAATTTCGTCGGCACACTGAATGTGCTGGAGGGCACCGTCACCGACGCAGCTGCTGGCACGGTGCGGGTCAACTCCGAACAGGTCTCGCTCAAGGGCAAGCTCAACGGCTCGAAGTCCGGCGACACGCTGTCGCTGGCGCTCAGGCCAGAAGCCATTTCGCTCGGCCGTCAGCCTGGCCGCGACTCCAGCCTGTCGGGCGAAATCTCCGAAGTGCACTTCCTCGGTTCGGTGATCCGTGTTCGCGTCGGCATCGGCGGCAACACGGTGTCGCTCGACACGTTCAACAGCCCGGCCACACCGCCACCGGCTGTCGGCGAAAAGGCCGAGATTTCGTTTTCATCGAGCGATATGCTGGTGCTGCATTAA